DNA from Conexivisphaera calida:
CGGGGGACTCCTCGCCTGCCGCCTCCGCTCGTCGGCCGGCGTGTCCCCGTGGCGCACTGCGACCGAGATCTCGAGCTGGGATGCCCACCAGCTTATCCTGTCTATGAGGTCCCTGTTGAGCGCCCTGAGGGGCGTCACGTAGAGCGCGGACGTGGGCCTGGGCCTCGTCCTGATGATCGCGTCCAGCGTCGGGAGGAGCGCCGCCTCCGTCTTCCCGGAGCCCGTGGGGGCGACCAGGAGGACGTGCGAGCCGGATGCTACCACCGGGATGGCGTCCGCCTGGGGCGGCGTCGGCGCCGTCATGCCCCTGCGGAGGAGCAGCTCCCTTATCCTGGGGTGAAGCCCCTCGAACGCCCCGCTCAAATCTCCCTCATCGCTGTCCTGTAGCGCTCCTGGAGCTCCACATACGTCCTCCAGCTGTCCTGCGCCGCCCTTGTGACGCCGCCCTTGACCCTGCCGACTATCCTGGCGGGCGAGCCCATCACGAGGCTGCCCGGCGGGATCTCCATCCCAGCTGGCACCACGCTCCCCGCGGCGATCACGCTCCCCCTGCCCACGCGCGCCCCCTCGAGCACCGCGGACTTTATGCCGACGAACACCTCGTCCTCCAGGACGGCGCCCTCGAGCACTGAGCCGTGGGCCACCGTGACCCTCCTGCCCACTATCGCCGCGTGCCTGTCCGGGTGAACCACGACGCAGTCCTGCAAGTTGCTCTCGTCGCCTACTATCACCTCGGACCACTCCCCCCTGAGCACCGCGTTGAACCAGACGCTTGATCCAGCGCCGATCCTCACGTCGCCTATTATCCAGGCGGACGGCGCCACGAACGCGGAGTCGCTTACCGACGGTCTCCTGTCGCCGAGTCCTATCAGTGGCATGCCATGGCATCCCCGGCGCCAC
Protein-coding regions in this window:
- a CDS encoding gamma carbonic anhydrase family protein yields the protein MPLIGLGDRRPSVSDSAFVAPSAWIIGDVRIGAGSSVWFNAVLRGEWSEVIVGDESNLQDCVVVHPDRHAAIVGRRVTVAHGSVLEGAVLEDEVFVGIKSAVLEGARVGRGSVIAAGSVVPAGMEIPPGSLVMGSPARIVGRVKGGVTRAAQDSWRTYVELQERYRTAMREI